A single Anopheles funestus chromosome 2RL, idAnoFuneDA-416_04, whole genome shotgun sequence DNA region contains:
- the LOC125762891 gene encoding transcription factor hamlet-like, whose protein sequence is MREKDHSPRKMLPSPKQGAVYPLLGLGSTLPAPFDLSLVNRSSSSNLLHQQQQQHQSLAEQPLDLRVERKKSSGGGGGGGTSTSTSSDDETDPPRASSTDSKPGSNVIFFNDNNNNTNNLNNNHSKPSDSDKSPSPTNHNNNNNNNNNSSKYTNNNHINIKDEFRISSLANHSPSALFSGPPGLNPLMLEAIAKAGLPVPYRGSFLPPRSSASYDLQRLKEREALALSLSQLRQSASNSGGAGNGLNNNNANIINHNLPTGAGGTTGSHGKNKDRYACKFCGKVFPRSANLTRHLRTHTGEQPYKCRYCERSFSISSNLQRHVRNIHNKERPFKCALCERCFGQQTNLDRHLKKHEADAAGLGLGLDERLRAARRNSRGIPEDSYFEEIRSFMGKVTQLPIPLRLQHQQQQQQQQSPSSQARDSARDSPFGRRQARQQDGQHDTHSSRSSTPSDEEPVSPAGSIGSAHEQDIKMETNNNEDGDEPLQVT, encoded by the coding sequence ATGCGCGAGAAGGATCACTCACCGCGCAAGATGCTGCCCAGTCCAAAGCAAGGCGCGGTCTATCCGCTGCTCGGTCTCGGATCCACCCTGCCGGCACCGTTCGATCTCTCGCTCGTCAACCGTTCGTCCTCGTCGAATCTgctgcaccagcagcagcaacagcaccagaGCCTCGCCGAGCAACCGCTCGATCTGCGGGTGGAGCGCAAGAAGTcgtccggtggtggtggtggtggtggcacgTCGACCTCTACCTCCTCGGACGATGAAACGGATCCACCGAGGGCAAGCTCCACCGACAGCAAGCCCGGGAGTAATGTGATATTCTTTAacgataacaacaacaacacgaaCAATCTGAACAACAACCACAGCAAACCGTCCGATAGTGATAAGAGCCCGAGTCCTaccaaccacaacaacaacaacaacaacaacaacaacagctccaagtacaccaacaacaaccacatcAACATTAAGGATGAGTTCCGAATATCGAGCCTCGCGAATCACAGTCCGAGTGCACTGTTTTCCGGCCCACCAGGACTCAACCCGCTTATGCTGGAGGCGATCGCAAAGGCGGGCCTTCCGGTACCCTACCGTGGTTCATTCTTGCCGCCACGATCATCCGCCTCGTACGATCTGCAGCGGTTAAAGGAGCGCGAAGCACTCGCCCTCAGTCTGTCGCAGCTCCGTCAAAGTGCCTCGAACAGCGGCGGTGCCGGGAATGGTTTGAATAACAATAACGCCAACATTATCAACCACAACCTGCCGACCGGTGCCGGCGGTACGACTGGTTCGCACGGCAAAAACAAGGACCGGTACGCGTGCAAGTTCTGTGGCAAGGTGTTCCCGCGGTCGGCTAACCTGACGCGTCACCTGCGTACCCACACGGGCGAACAACCGTACAAGTGCCGGTACTGTGAGCGATCCTTCAGCATCTCGAGCAACCTGCAGCGACACGTGCGCAACATCCACAACAAGGAACGCCCGTTCAAGTGTGCACTGTGCGAACGGTGCTTCGGTCAGCAGACGAATCTTGACCGGCATCTGAAGAAGCACGAAGCGGACGCGGCCGGACTGGGGCTTGGGTTGGACGAGCGACTGCGGGCGGCACGGCGAAACAGCCGTGGCATACCGGAGGATTCCTACTTCGAGGAGATACGATCCTTCATGGGGAAGGTGACACAGTTACCGATCCCGCTTCGgttgcagcaccagcagcagcagcaacagcagcaatcaCCCTCCTCACAGGCTAGGGACAGCGCAAGGGATAGTCCGTTCGGTAGACGGCAGGCAAGGCAGCAGGATGGACAGCACGATACACACTCGTCCCGCAGCTCCACACCTTCGGACGAGGAACCCGTCTCACCGGCGGGAAGCATCGGCAGCGCCCACGAGCAGGACATCAAGATGGAGACGAACAACAACGAGGACGGTGACGAACCGTTGCAGGTCACCTGA